From Lepus europaeus isolate LE1 chromosome 3, mLepTim1.pri, whole genome shotgun sequence, a single genomic window includes:
- the RSPH9 gene encoding radial spoke head protein 9 homolog has protein sequence MDAESLLLSLELASGSGQGLSPDRRASLLTSLTLVKRDYRYNRVLFWGRILGVVADYYIAQGLSENQLAPRKTLYSLNCVEWSLLPPATEEMAAQTAVVKGRFMGDPSHEYEHTELQKVNEGDKAFEEEVVVQIKEETRLVSVIDQIDKAVAIIPRGALFKTPFGPIHVNRTFEGLPLSEAKKLSSYFHFREPVELRNKTLLEKASLDPSLDFMDSLEHDIPKGSWSVQMERGNALVVLRSLLWPGLTFYHTPNTKSYGYIYVGTGEKNIDLPFML, from the exons ATGGACGCCGAGAGCCTCCTGCTGTCGTTGGAGCTGGCGTCGGGCAGCGGGCAGGGCCTCAGCCCGGACCGTCGGGCCTCGCTGCTCACTTCCCTGACGCTGGTGAAGCGCGACTACCGCTACAATCGAGTCCTCTTCTGGGGCCGCATCCTCGGCGTTGTCGCCGATTACTACATCGCGCAGGGCCTGAGTGAGAACCAGCTCGCACCGCGCAAGACACTGTACAG CCTAAACTGCGTCGAGTGgagcctcctgcccccagccacgGAGGAGATGGCCGCACAGACGGCCGTGGTGAAGGGCCGCTTCATGGGGGACCCCTCCCACGAGTACGAGCACACCGAGCTGCAGAAGGTGAACGAGGGCGACAAGGCCTTTGAAGAAGAAGTGGTG GTCCAGATCAAGGAGGAGACGCGCTTGGTGTCCGTCATCGACCAGATCGACAAGGCTGTGGCCATCATCCCCCGAGGCGCCCTCTTCAAAACCCCTTTTGGCCCCATCCACGTCAACCGCACCTTTGAAG gactgCCCTTGTCTGAGGCCAAGAAGCTCAGCTCCTACTTCCACTTCCGGGAGCCCGTGGAGCTGAGGAACAAGACCCTGCTGGAGAAGGCCAGCCTGGACCCCTCGCTTGACTTCATGGACTCCCTGGAGCATGACATCCCCAAAG GGTCCTGGAGCGTGCAGATGGAGAGGGGCAACGCCCTCGTGGTGCTGCGCAGCCTGCTCTGGCCCGGCCTCACCTTCTACCACACTCCCAACACCAAGAGCTACGGCTACATCTACGTGGGCACTGGCGAGAAAAACATAGACCTGCCCTTCATGCTGTAG